The following are encoded in a window of Oncorhynchus keta strain PuntledgeMale-10-30-2019 chromosome 10, Oket_V2, whole genome shotgun sequence genomic DNA:
- the zgc:136908 gene encoding transitional endoplasmic reticulum ATPase isoform X2 — protein MPAPGGTDPKGEDFSTAILKQKHRPNRLVVDEAHNEDNSIVSLSQAKTEELQLFRGDTVVLRGRKRRETVCIVLTDDTCPDERVRMNRITRNNLRVRLGDVISVHACPDVKYGVRIHVLPIDDTIEGLTGNLFDVFLKPYFLEAYRPVHKGDIFLVRGGMRAVEFKVVETDPAPHCIVSPDTVIHCEGQPINREDEEESLTDVGYDDIGGCRKQLAQIKEMVELPLRHPGLFKAIGVKPPRGILLYGPPGTGKTLVARAVANETGAFFFLINGPEIMSKMAGESESNLRKAFEEAEKNSPAIIFIDELDSIAPKREKTHGEVERRIVSQLLTLMDGLKQRTHVIVMAATNRPNSIDPALRRFGRFDREIDIGIPDSTGRLEILQIHTKNMKLSDDVDLERVSMDAHGHVGSDLAALCSEAALQAIRKKMTLIDLEDDTIDAELLNSLAVTNDDFRWALGQSNPSALRETVVEVPNVNWEDIGGLGEVKRELQELVQYPVEYPDKFLKFGMTPSRGVLFYGPPGCGKTLLAKAIANECQANFISIKGPELLTMWFGESEANVRDVFDKARQAAPCILFFDELDSIAKSRGGGAGDAGGAADRVINQILTEMDGMSNKKNVFIIGATNRPDIIDSAILPPPDLI, from the exons GCGAAGACAGAGGAGCTGCAGTTGTTCCGTGGCGACACGGTGGTCCTGCGGGGGAGGAAGCGGCGTGAGACGGTGTGTATCGTGTTGACAGACGACACCTGTCCAGACGAACGCGTCCGCATGAACCGCATCACACGCAACAACCTGAGGGTACGCCTCGGTGATGTCATCag tgtccATGCATGCCCAGATGTGAAGTACGGCGTGCGTATCCATGTCCTGCCGATAGATGACACCATCGAAGGGTTAACGGGAAACCTGTTCGACGTCTTCCTGAAACCCTATTTCTTGGAAGCATATCGGCCTGTACACAAAG GCGACATCTTCCTGGTGCGAGGGGGCATGCGGGCTGTGGAGTTCAAGGTGGTGGAGACAGACCCCGCCCCCCACTGCATTGTCTCCCCGGATACCGTCATCCACTGCGAGGGACAGCCAATCAACAGAGAG GACGAGGAGGAGAGTCTGACTGACGTAGGCTATGATGACATTGGAGGTTGTCGTAAACAGTTAGCTCAAATCAAAGAAATGGTGGAGCTTCCCCTCAGACATCCTGGACTATTCAAGGCTATAGGAGTCAAG cCTCCCAGGGGTATTCTGCTGTATGGACCTCCAGGTACAGGGAAGACACTGGTCGCCCGGGCCGTCGCCAACGAGACTGGAGCATTCTTCTTCCTCATCAATG GTCCTGAGATCATGAGTAAGATGGCCGGGGAGTCAGAGAGCAACCTGAGGAAAGCCTTCGAGGAGGCAGAGAAAAACTCTCCCGCCATTATCTTCATAGATGAACTGGATTCTATCGCGCCTAAGAGAGAGAAG ACCcatggggaggtggagaggcgTATCGTATCACAGCTCCTCACCCTGATGGATGGACTGAAGCAGAGAACTCACGTTATCGTCATGGCAGCCACCAACAGACCCAACAGCATCGACCCTGCCCTGAGACGCTTCg GCAGGTTTGACAGAGAGATCGACATTGGCATCCCAGACTCCACTGGTAGACTGGAGATACTGCAGATTCACACCAAGAACATGAAGCTATCTGACGACGTGGAcctggagagg GTTTCCATGGATGCGCATGGCCATGTGGGTTCAGACCTGGCAGCTCTGTGTTCTGAGGCGGCTCTGCAGGCCATCAGGAAGAAGATGACCCTGATTGACCTGGAGGACGACACCATTGATGCTGAACTGCTCAACTCACTGGCAGTTACCAACGATGACTTCAGG tggGCGTTGGGGCAGAGTAACCCGTCAGCTCTGAGGGAGACAGTAGTGGAGGTTCCTAATGTTAACTGGGAGGATATAGGAGGACTGGGAGAGGTCAAGAGAGAACTGCAGGAACTagtacag tacCCCGTGGAGTACCCAGATAAGTTCCTGAAGTTCGGTATGACCCCGTCACGAGGAGTGTTATTCTATGGACCCCCAG gcTGTGGAAAGACCCTGCTAGCCAAGGCGATTGCTAATGAGTGCCAGGCCAACTTCATCTCCATCAAGGGACCTGAGCTGCTCACCATGTGGTTCGGCGAGTCAGAGGCTAATGTCAGGGACGTCTTCGACAAG gCCAGACAGGCGGCCCCCTGTATCCTGTTCTTTGACGAGCTGGACTCCATTGCCaagtccagagggggcggagccGGGGACGCAGGGGGCGCGGCCGACAGGGTCATCAACCAGATCCTCACGGAGATGGACGGAATGTCCAACAAGAAGAACGTCTTTATTATAGGAGCTACCAACag